The Methylomagnum ishizawai genome has a window encoding:
- a CDS encoding kelch repeat-containing protein gives MPKQRGRLRALALGTVLGLGGWGMADGAGAATWTPLRNAAPDKAGTMLLLTDGTVMVQQNGAGNTAQWMKLSPDPGGGYVAGTWSKLAAMGTPRLYFPSHVLPDGRVWVLGGEYSASATAVHLNTGEIYDPVADRWSPIAKHPQALFGDVPTLLLDGGKILAGSILSSGFAAGRSTFLYDIASNTWSGAIPKVHADSSAEESWALMGDGRVLTYDVYKSNATASAIGGGMYAEAFDPAHYTDGDPATRPWVSISPSDGTASGTIPLLGQGDGEMGPILRLYDGRMFLIGATGRTAFYAPDTRTWMAGPSVPGGLAVNDAPAAILPNGHVILAAEGGGGRPLFDFNPATQAMARLSLPSALSNDLGNTAYQIRLLLLPTGQLLLATASTRLWVYTPDGTPKAAYRPLVKKLAAQGCGKFTLTGKRLTGQSAGAAYGDDAEMDENYPIVRFQDAAGGGFYAKTTHWSTTRIATGDALVTTDFSLPAGFAAGNYQMTVSAAGIQSLATAVNITASQLPSQPGCPAAQ, from the coding sequence ATGCCGAAGCAACGTGGACGCCTGCGGGCGCTTGCGCTCGGGACCGTTTTGGGCCTGGGAGGATGGGGGATGGCGGACGGTGCCGGAGCCGCCACCTGGACGCCGCTGCGGAACGCCGCGCCCGATAAGGCCGGCACGATGCTGCTGCTGACCGATGGCACGGTCATGGTCCAGCAGAACGGCGCGGGCAATACCGCCCAATGGATGAAACTGTCCCCCGACCCCGGCGGCGGCTATGTCGCCGGGACGTGGTCCAAACTGGCGGCCATGGGCACGCCCCGGCTGTATTTCCCCTCGCATGTGCTGCCGGATGGCCGGGTCTGGGTCTTGGGCGGCGAATACAGCGCCTCCGCGACCGCCGTTCACCTCAACACCGGGGAAATCTACGATCCCGTGGCCGACCGCTGGTCCCCCATCGCCAAGCATCCCCAGGCCTTGTTCGGGGATGTGCCGACCCTGCTGCTGGACGGGGGCAAAATCCTGGCCGGTTCCATCCTGAGTTCGGGCTTTGCCGCGGGCCGCTCCACCTTCCTCTACGATATCGCCAGCAATACCTGGTCGGGCGCGATTCCCAAGGTCCATGCCGATTCCAGCGCCGAGGAATCCTGGGCGCTGATGGGCGATGGCCGGGTGTTGACCTACGATGTCTACAAGAGCAACGCCACGGCGTCCGCCATCGGCGGCGGCATGTACGCCGAGGCGTTCGACCCCGCCCATTACACCGACGGCGATCCCGCGACCCGGCCCTGGGTTTCCATCAGTCCCAGCGACGGCACCGCCTCCGGCACGATCCCTCTGCTGGGGCAGGGCGATGGCGAGATGGGGCCGATCCTGCGCCTATACGATGGTCGGATGTTCCTGATCGGGGCCACGGGCCGCACCGCGTTCTATGCGCCCGATACCCGCACCTGGATGGCCGGACCCAGCGTCCCCGGCGGTTTGGCGGTGAACGACGCGCCCGCCGCCATCCTGCCCAATGGCCATGTGATCCTGGCGGCCGAAGGGGGCGGGGGGCGGCCCTTGTTCGATTTCAATCCCGCCACCCAAGCCATGGCCCGGTTGTCCCTGCCCAGCGCTTTATCGAACGACCTGGGCAATACCGCTTATCAAATCAGGCTGCTGTTGTTGCCGACCGGGCAATTGCTGCTGGCCACGGCGTCCACCCGGCTCTGGGTTTACACGCCGGACGGCACGCCCAAAGCGGCCTACCGTCCCTTGGTGAAGAAACTGGCCGCCCAGGGTTGCGGCAAGTTCACCCTGACCGGCAAGCGCCTCACCGGGCAGTCGGCGGGCGCGGCCTATGGCGACGATGCCGAGATGGACGAGAACTATCCCATCGTCCGGTTCCAGGACGCCGCGGGCGGTGGCTTCTACGCCAAAACCACCCATTGGAGCACCACCCGCATCGCGACCGGCGACGCCCTGGTCACCACCGATTTCAGCCTGCCGGCCGGTTTCGCCGCCGGGAATTATCAGATGACGGTGAGTGCCGCCGGTATCCAATCCCTCGCCACGGCGGTCAATATCACGGCCTCCCAATTGCCGTCCCAGCCCGGTTGTCCCGCCGCCCAATAA
- a CDS encoding form I ribulose bisphosphate carboxylase large subunit: MATKTYSAGVKQYRETYWDPDYTPAATDLLAVFKITPQPGVDPEEAAAAVASESSTGTWTTVWTDLLTDLDYYKGRAYRIEAVPGHPEQFYAFIAYPIDLFEEGSVVNVLTSLVGNVFGFKAVRGLRLEDVHFPIAYIKTCGGPPHGIQVERDIMNVYGRPLLGCTIKPKLGLSAKNYGRAVYECLRGGLDFTKDDENVNSQPFMRWRQRFDFVQEAIDKAEAETGERKGHYLNVTAPTPEDMYKRAEYAKAIGSRIIMHDFLSGGFCANTGLANWCRGNGMLLHIHRAMHAVIDRNPSHGIHFRVLAKVLRLSGGDHLHTGTVVGKLEGDRAAVLGVIDLLRERHIKEDRSRGIFFDQDWGSMPGVFTVGSGGIHVWHMPALLGIFGDDAVFQFGGGTLGHPWGNAAGAAANRVALEACVAARNEGRSLEQEGRAVLLAAAEHSPELKAALETWKEIKFEFDTVDKLDVARP; this comes from the coding sequence ATGGCCACGAAGACCTATAGCGCGGGCGTCAAGCAATATCGCGAGACCTACTGGGACCCCGATTACACCCCCGCTGCCACCGATTTGCTCGCGGTGTTCAAGATCACCCCGCAACCGGGCGTGGACCCCGAGGAAGCCGCCGCCGCCGTCGCCTCCGAATCCTCCACCGGCACCTGGACCACGGTCTGGACCGACCTCCTCACCGATCTCGATTATTACAAGGGCCGCGCCTACCGCATCGAGGCCGTGCCCGGCCATCCCGAACAGTTCTACGCCTTCATCGCCTATCCCATCGATTTGTTCGAGGAAGGCTCGGTGGTCAACGTGCTGACTTCCTTGGTCGGCAATGTGTTCGGCTTCAAGGCCGTGCGCGGGCTGAGGCTGGAGGACGTGCATTTCCCCATCGCCTATATCAAGACCTGCGGCGGGCCGCCCCACGGCATCCAGGTCGAGCGCGACATCATGAATGTCTATGGGCGTCCCTTGCTGGGTTGCACCATCAAGCCCAAGCTCGGTTTGTCGGCCAAGAACTATGGCCGCGCCGTGTACGAATGCCTGCGCGGCGGGCTGGATTTCACTAAGGACGACGAGAACGTCAACAGCCAGCCGTTCATGCGCTGGCGGCAACGCTTCGATTTCGTGCAGGAGGCCATCGATAAGGCCGAGGCCGAAACCGGCGAGCGCAAAGGCCATTACCTCAACGTGACCGCGCCCACCCCGGAAGACATGTATAAGCGGGCCGAATACGCCAAGGCCATCGGTTCGCGCATCATCATGCACGATTTCCTCAGCGGCGGTTTCTGCGCCAATACCGGGCTGGCCAATTGGTGCCGCGGGAACGGGATGCTGCTGCACATCCACCGCGCCATGCACGCCGTCATCGACCGCAATCCCAGCCACGGCATCCATTTCCGCGTGCTGGCGAAGGTGCTGCGCCTGTCGGGCGGCGACCATCTCCACACCGGCACCGTGGTCGGCAAACTGGAAGGCGACCGCGCCGCCGTGCTGGGCGTGATCGACCTATTGCGCGAGCGCCATATCAAGGAAGACCGGAGCCGGGGCATTTTCTTCGACCAGGATTGGGGTTCGATGCCCGGCGTGTTCACGGTGGGTTCGGGCGGCATCCATGTTTGGCATATGCCCGCCTTATTGGGGATTTTCGGCGACGACGCGGTATTCCAGTTCGGCGGCGGCACGCTCGGCCATCCTTGGGGCAACGCGGCGGGGGCGGCGGCCAACCGGGTCGCGCTGGAAGCCTGCGTCGCGGCCCGCAACGAAGGCCGCTCCCTGGAACAGGAGGGCCGGGCGGTCCTGCTGGCGGCGGCGGAGCATTCGCCCGAACTCAAGGCCGCTTTGGAGACTTGGAAGGAAATCAAGTTCGAGTTCGACACCGTGGACAAACTCGACGTGGCCCGCCCCTGA
- a CDS encoding ribulose bisphosphate carboxylase small subunit: protein MSEIRDFSPSSRKLGTFSYLKEMEPERIRKQVEYIVRRGWNPAVEHSEPENAFDHYWYMWKLPLFGETDVDKILAEAAACRAAHPHNHVRLVGYDTRRQSQGAALVVYRGLAAA from the coding sequence ATGAGCGAAATCCGGGATTTTTCCCCATCCAGCCGCAAGCTCGGAACCTTTTCCTATCTGAAGGAGATGGAGCCGGAGCGCATCCGCAAGCAGGTCGAGTACATCGTGCGCCGGGGTTGGAATCCGGCGGTGGAGCATAGCGAGCCGGAGAACGCCTTCGATCATTATTGGTATATGTGGAAGCTGCCGCTGTTCGGCGAGACCGATGTGGATAAAATCCTGGCCGAGGCCGCGGCCTGCCGCGCCGCCCATCCCCACAACCATGTGCGCCTGGTCGGCTACGACACCCGCAGGCAATCGCAGGGGGCGGCGCTGGTGGTCTACCGGGGTTTGGCGGCGGCTTGA
- a CDS encoding Na(+)-translocating NADH-quinone reductase subunit A, giving the protein MLIKTKKGLNLPITGEPEQAIYDDGGVVSSVALLGPDYNGLKPTMAVAEGDRVKLGDVLFSEKQNAKVVYTSPGCGVVKSIVRGARRVLQAVIVELDGDDSVEFSAYAESELSNLTADQVKDNLLASGLWTSFRTRPYSKVPDPDTAPRSIFVTAIDTNPLAANPDVVIAERAQDFKNGLTVIAKLTEGKVFLCKAPGQSFPAGEVGKLEIAEFDGPHPAGLPGTHIHHLDPVGPSKTVWHLDYQSVIAIGALFTTGSLNVERVVSLAGTLVERPRLVRTRLGANLSDLVKGQLVADKEARVISGSVLHGRKGEDWADYLGRYSNQVTVIEEGRARDFMGWIIPSREKYSFLNVLLSSLPKERGRKFAFNTNKLGSPRAIVPVGVYEEVVPMDILPTQLLRYLIVGDTDMAQALGCLELDEEDLALCTFVDPGKHDFGSVLRNNLTQIEKEG; this is encoded by the coding sequence ATGTTAATCAAAACCAAGAAAGGGTTGAATCTGCCTATCACGGGAGAGCCCGAACAGGCCATTTACGACGACGGTGGCGTTGTAAGTTCCGTGGCGCTGTTGGGGCCGGATTACAACGGATTGAAGCCCACCATGGCTGTCGCCGAGGGCGACCGGGTCAAGTTGGGCGATGTTTTGTTCTCCGAGAAGCAAAACGCCAAGGTGGTCTACACGTCCCCCGGCTGCGGCGTGGTCAAGTCCATCGTCCGTGGCGCGCGCCGCGTGCTGCAAGCCGTCATCGTCGAACTGGACGGCGACGATAGCGTCGAGTTCAGCGCCTACGCCGAATCCGAACTCTCCAATCTGACCGCCGATCAGGTCAAAGATAACCTGCTGGCTTCCGGGCTGTGGACTTCGTTCCGCACCCGTCCCTACAGCAAGGTTCCCGACCCCGATACCGCGCCGCGTTCTATTTTCGTCACTGCTATCGATACCAATCCGTTGGCCGCCAACCCCGACGTGGTCATCGCGGAACGGGCGCAGGATTTCAAGAATGGCTTGACCGTTATCGCCAAACTGACCGAAGGCAAGGTGTTCCTGTGCAAGGCTCCGGGCCAAAGCTTCCCGGCGGGCGAAGTCGGCAAGCTGGAAATCGCCGAATTCGACGGCCCGCATCCGGCGGGTTTGCCCGGCACCCATATCCACCACCTCGATCCGGTCGGCCCGAGCAAGACCGTGTGGCATCTCGATTATCAATCCGTCATCGCCATCGGTGCCTTGTTCACCACGGGCAGTTTGAATGTCGAGCGCGTGGTGTCATTGGCGGGTACTTTGGTCGAGCGTCCGCGCTTGGTGCGGACCCGTTTGGGGGCCAACCTGTCCGATCTGGTCAAAGGCCAATTGGTGGCGGATAAGGAAGCCCGCGTGATTTCTGGTTCCGTGCTGCATGGCCGCAAGGGCGAGGATTGGGCCGATTACCTGGGCCGCTACAGCAACCAAGTCACCGTCATCGAGGAAGGCCGCGCCAGGGATTTCATGGGTTGGATCATTCCTTCCCGCGAGAAGTACTCGTTCCTGAACGTCCTCCTGTCCAGCCTGCCGAAAGAGCGCGGGCGCAAATTCGCCTTCAACACCAACAAACTCGGCAGTCCCCGCGCCATCGTGCCGGTCGGCGTCTACGAAGAAGTCGTGCCGATGGACATCCTGCCGACCCAGTTGCTGCGCTATTTGATCGTGGGCGACACCGATATGGCCCAAGCTTTGGGCTGCCTTGAGTTGGACGAAGAGGACTTGGCGCTTTGCACCTTCGTCGATCCGGGCAAGCATGACTTCGGTTCGGTGCTCAGAAACAATCTCACCCAAATCGAGAAGGAAGGCTAA
- a CDS encoding NADH:ubiquinone reductase (Na(+)-transporting) subunit B has protein sequence MSSTRQFLDKLHPHFVKGGKLEKLYPVYEMVDTFLYSPPDVTHGSAHVRDAVDLKRVMTYVWIAALPCMLMAMFNTGYQANAAMQALGLTEVPNWRGLIQNFFGFNPNNPISDLVHGALYFLPVYIVTLVAGGIWEVLFAVVRKHDVNEGFFVSSILFALTLPPDIPLWQVALGISFGVVIGKEIFGGTGKNFLNPALTGRAFLYFAYPASMSGDAVWTAVDGFSGATALGVAAMGGVQGIHDAGISWIQTFFGFEQGSMGETSTFACLIGAAFLLYTRIANYRIIAGVLVGMIATSTLLNIVGSDSNAMFSMPWYWHLTLGGFAFGTVYMATDPVSAAQTNTGRWIFGALIGFMTVLIRVVNPAFPEGIMLAILFSNIFAPLIDYAVIKANIARRVRRHV, from the coding sequence ATGTCCAGTACCCGGCAATTTCTAGACAAGCTACACCCGCACTTCGTCAAGGGCGGGAAGTTGGAGAAGCTGTATCCCGTCTACGAGATGGTGGATACCTTCCTCTATAGCCCGCCCGATGTCACCCACGGCTCGGCCCATGTCCGCGATGCGGTGGACCTGAAGCGGGTGATGACCTATGTGTGGATCGCGGCCCTGCCGTGCATGTTGATGGCGATGTTCAACACCGGCTATCAGGCCAACGCCGCCATGCAGGCTTTGGGGCTTACCGAAGTTCCGAATTGGCGCGGTCTGATCCAGAACTTCTTCGGCTTCAATCCGAACAATCCCATTTCCGACCTCGTTCATGGCGCTTTGTATTTCCTGCCGGTCTACATCGTCACCTTGGTGGCGGGTGGTATCTGGGAAGTGTTGTTCGCTGTGGTGCGTAAGCACGATGTCAACGAAGGCTTTTTTGTTTCTTCCATTTTGTTCGCCCTGACCCTGCCGCCGGATATTCCCCTGTGGCAAGTCGCCCTTGGCATTTCCTTCGGCGTGGTCATCGGCAAGGAAATTTTCGGCGGTACCGGCAAGAACTTCTTGAACCCGGCCCTGACGGGCCGCGCTTTCCTCTACTTCGCGTATCCGGCTTCCATGTCGGGCGACGCGGTGTGGACGGCAGTGGACGGCTTCAGCGGCGCGACCGCCTTGGGCGTCGCGGCCATGGGCGGCGTGCAAGGCATCCACGATGCGGGCATTTCCTGGATTCAGACCTTCTTCGGGTTTGAACAGGGCTCCATGGGTGAAACTTCCACCTTTGCTTGCTTGATTGGCGCAGCTTTCTTGCTCTACACCCGCATCGCCAACTACCGCATCATCGCGGGCGTCCTGGTCGGCATGATCGCGACTTCCACCCTGTTGAACATCGTTGGCAGCGATTCCAACGCCATGTTCTCCATGCCGTGGTATTGGCACCTGACCCTGGGCGGTTTCGCCTTCGGCACGGTCTATATGGCCACCGATCCGGTCAGCGCGGCCCAAACTAACACGGGCCGGTGGATTTTCGGTGCCTTGATCGGCTTCATGACCGTCCTGATCCGCGTCGTCAACCCGGCGTTCCCGGAAGGCATCATGTTGGCGATCCTGTTCTCCAACATCTTCGCGCCGCTCATCGATTACGCGGTCATCAAGGCCAATATCGCCCGGAGGGTCAGACGCCATGTCTAA
- a CDS encoding Na(+)-translocating NADH-quinone reductase subunit C, with the protein MQPILDLPNDSFKKTVMVALWLCLAGAVVVAGSAVSLKPLQESNKARDEKVNILEVADLLKADTDVDAVFNNIETKIVDLATGDTVDSVDAKTYDQWKAAKDPGMSDAIPPEKDIASIKRKPKYAKVYLVKEGGQLKSVILPVNGYGLWSTMYGFISLEADAQTVVGMNLYDQAETPGLGGEVVNPKWKALWKGKKVYNFTGKELHESNLSEKGQAIEIGEVALGLVKGSVEPGKPGSEFQVDALAGATLTSRGVSNLVQYWMGKEGYGIYLAKLRSARG; encoded by the coding sequence ATGCAGCCCATCCTCGACCTGCCCAACGACAGTTTCAAGAAGACGGTGATGGTGGCTTTGTGGCTGTGCCTCGCGGGCGCGGTCGTGGTCGCCGGTTCTGCCGTGTCGCTCAAGCCCTTGCAGGAAAGCAACAAGGCCCGCGACGAGAAGGTCAACATCCTGGAAGTCGCCGACCTGTTGAAGGCCGACACCGATGTGGACGCGGTGTTCAACAACATCGAAACCAAGATCGTGGACCTCGCGACCGGCGACACTGTCGATTCGGTCGATGCCAAGACCTACGATCAATGGAAGGCCGCGAAAGACCCCGGCATGAGCGACGCCATCCCGCCGGAAAAGGACATCGCCAGCATCAAGCGCAAGCCCAAATACGCCAAGGTCTACTTGGTGAAAGAGGGCGGCCAGCTCAAGTCGGTGATCCTGCCGGTCAATGGCTATGGCCTGTGGTCCACCATGTACGGCTTCATTTCCCTGGAAGCGGACGCCCAGACCGTGGTCGGCATGAACCTCTACGACCAGGCCGAAACCCCCGGCCTCGGCGGCGAGGTGGTCAACCCGAAATGGAAAGCCCTGTGGAAAGGCAAGAAGGTCTACAACTTCACCGGCAAGGAACTGCACGAGAGCAACCTGAGCGAAAAGGGCCAGGCCATCGAAATCGGCGAAGTCGCTTTGGGCTTGGTCAAAGGTTCGGTCGAACCCGGCAAGCCCGGTTCCGAATTCCAGGTGGACGCCCTGGCCGGCGCCACCCTCACCAGCCGCGGCGTGAGCAATCTCGTGCAGTACTGGATGGGCAAGGAAGGCTACGGCATCTATCTCGCCAAGCTTAGAAGCGCAAGAGGATAA
- a CDS encoding NADH:ubiquinone reductase (Na(+)-transporting) subunit D, producing MNLNAEHKKVLVDPLVDNNPITLQVLGICSALAVTSQLSTALIMSLALTSVTACSSAGIALIRNHIPSSIRIIAQMVIIASLVIVVDQMLKAFAYDISKKLSVFVGLIITNCIVMGRAEAYAMKNPPWESFLDGIGNGLGYSLILVTVAVVRELFGSGKLLGLDILPLVKDGGWYVPNGLLLLPPSAFFLIGLIIWAVRSWKPKQVEKADFAIQPAHGLAHGEAH from the coding sequence ATGAACCTGAACGCAGAACACAAGAAAGTTCTTGTCGATCCGTTGGTGGACAACAATCCCATCACCTTGCAGGTGTTGGGCATTTGTTCGGCGCTGGCGGTGACTTCCCAATTGTCCACGGCGCTCATCATGAGCTTGGCGCTGACCTCGGTCACGGCTTGCTCCAGCGCCGGGATCGCCTTGATCCGCAACCACATCCCGAGCAGCATCCGCATCATCGCGCAGATGGTCATCATCGCGTCCTTGGTGATCGTGGTGGACCAGATGCTCAAGGCGTTCGCCTATGACATCAGCAAAAAGCTGTCGGTGTTCGTCGGTCTCATCATCACCAACTGTATCGTGATGGGCCGCGCCGAAGCCTATGCTATGAAGAATCCGCCCTGGGAAAGCTTCCTGGACGGCATCGGCAACGGTCTGGGCTACAGCCTGATCCTCGTCACCGTCGCCGTAGTCCGCGAACTGTTCGGCTCCGGCAAATTGCTGGGGTTGGACATCCTGCCCTTGGTCAAGGATGGCGGCTGGTACGTCCCGAACGGCCTGCTGCTGCTGCCGCCCAGCGCCTTCTTCCTGATCGGTTTGATTATCTGGGCGGTGCGTTCCTGGAAGCCGAAGCAGGTCGAAAAGGCCGACTTCGCCATCCAACCGGCCCATGGTCTGGCTCACGGGGAGGCCCATTGA
- the nqrE gene encoding NADH:ubiquinone reductase (Na(+)-transporting) subunit E, which translates to MEAYINLFIKSVFIENMALSFFLGMCTFIAVSKKIETAVGLGIAVVIVQTLTVPANNVIYSYLLKENALTWAGIQGVDLSFIALMACIGVIAAIVQILEMVLDKFFPALYNALGIFLPLITVNCAILAGSLFMIERDYNFKESVVYGVGSGFGWALAIVLMAGVREKLKYSDVPAGLRGLGITFITAGLMALGFMAFSGIQL; encoded by the coding sequence ATGGAAGCCTATATCAACCTCTTTATTAAGTCGGTCTTCATCGAGAACATGGCGCTCTCCTTCTTCCTGGGGATGTGCACCTTCATCGCCGTGTCGAAGAAGATCGAAACCGCCGTCGGCCTCGGCATCGCCGTCGTCATCGTGCAAACGCTGACGGTCCCGGCCAACAACGTGATCTATTCCTACCTCCTGAAGGAAAACGCCCTGACCTGGGCGGGCATCCAAGGCGTGGACCTGTCGTTCATCGCCCTGATGGCCTGTATCGGCGTGATCGCGGCCATCGTGCAAATCCTGGAAATGGTGCTGGATAAGTTCTTCCCCGCGCTCTACAACGCGCTGGGCATCTTCCTCCCGCTCATCACCGTGAACTGCGCGATCCTGGCCGGCAGCCTCTTCATGATCGAGCGCGATTACAACTTCAAGGAAAGCGTGGTGTACGGCGTCGGCAGCGGCTTCGGCTGGGCCTTGGCCATCGTGCTGATGGCCGGTGTGCGCGAAAAGCTGAAATACAGCGACGTGCCCGCCGGTTTGCGCGGTCTGGGCATCACGTTCATCACCGCGGGGCTGATGGCCTTGGGCTTCATGGCCTTCTCCGGTATTCAGCTATAA
- the nqrF gene encoding NADH:ubiquinone reductase (Na(+)-transporting) subunit F, with the protein MLEIILGVLFFTVIVIALVFVILGAKSKLVAEGSVEVVINDEKKIQVPIGAKLLTGLADANLFVSSACGGGGTCGQCKVKVHEGGGDILPTELSHISKREAKDGDRLACQVTVKQNMKIHVHDDVFGVKKWETTVRSNHNVATFIKELVLELPKGQTVDFRAGGYIQIECPPYHAKFKDFAVEERFHEDWDKYNIWRYESVVKEPAIRAYSMANYPEESDIIMLNVRIATPPPGRDEIPPGIMSSYIFNLKPGDKVTISGPFGEFFARETDKEMVFVGGGAGMAPMRSHIFDQLRRIKTKRKITFWYGARSLREMFYVDDFNTLQAENENFTWHIALSEPKPEDNWTGYTGFIHNVLFENYIKNHPAPEDCEYYMCGPPMMNSAVIKMLVDNGVDRENIMLDDFGG; encoded by the coding sequence ATGTTGGAAATTATCCTGGGTGTATTGTTTTTCACGGTGATCGTGATCGCCTTGGTCTTCGTCATTTTGGGGGCGAAATCCAAGCTGGTCGCGGAAGGCTCCGTGGAAGTTGTGATTAACGACGAGAAGAAAATCCAAGTGCCCATCGGTGCCAAGCTGCTGACCGGGCTCGCGGATGCCAACCTGTTCGTGTCCTCCGCCTGTGGCGGCGGCGGCACTTGCGGCCAGTGCAAGGTGAAGGTGCATGAAGGCGGCGGCGATATCCTGCCGACCGAGCTTTCGCACATCTCCAAGCGCGAGGCGAAGGATGGCGACCGTCTGGCTTGTCAGGTCACGGTCAAGCAGAACATGAAGATCCACGTCCACGACGATGTGTTCGGCGTCAAGAAGTGGGAAACCACGGTGCGTTCGAACCACAACGTGGCGACCTTCATCAAGGAACTGGTGCTGGAACTGCCGAAGGGCCAAACCGTGGACTTCCGCGCGGGTGGCTACATCCAAATCGAATGTCCGCCCTACCATGCGAAGTTCAAGGACTTCGCGGTGGAAGAGCGCTTCCACGAGGATTGGGACAAGTACAACATTTGGCGCTACGAGTCCGTGGTCAAGGAACCGGCCATCCGCGCCTATTCCATGGCCAACTACCCGGAAGAAAGCGATATCATCATGCTCAACGTGCGTATCGCCACGCCGCCTCCGGGCCGCGACGAGATCCCGCCGGGCATCATGTCGTCCTATATCTTCAACCTGAAGCCGGGCGACAAGGTCACCATCTCCGGGCCGTTCGGCGAATTCTTCGCCCGCGAGACCGACAAGGAAATGGTGTTCGTCGGCGGTGGCGCGGGTATGGCCCCGATGCGTTCGCACATCTTCGACCAGCTGCGCCGCATCAAGACCAAGCGCAAGATAACCTTCTGGTACGGTGCCCGCAGCTTGCGCGAAATGTTCTACGTGGACGATTTCAACACCTTGCAGGCCGAGAACGAGAACTTCACCTGGCATATCGCGCTGTCCGAGCCGAAGCCGGAGGACAACTGGACCGGCTACACCGGGTTCATCCATAACGTCCTGTTCGAGAACTACATCAAGAACCACCCGGCACCGGAAGACTGCGAGTACTACATGTGCGGCCCGCCCATGATGAACTCCGCCGTCATCAAGATGCTGGTGGATAACGGCGTGGACCGCGAAAACATCATGCTGGACGACTTCGGCGGCTAA
- the nqrM gene encoding (Na+)-NQR maturation NqrM yields the protein MAIFLVTFVIIAVVIALMAIGVMFGRAAIKGSCGGVNSDCACATKCDKRLKWEAEQTKLAAQE from the coding sequence ATGGCTATCTTCCTGGTTACTTTCGTCATCATCGCCGTGGTGATCGCGCTCATGGCCATCGGCGTCATGTTTGGCCGCGCCGCCATCAAAGGTTCTTGCGGCGGGGTCAACAGCGATTGCGCCTGCGCCACCAAGTGCGACAAGCGGCTGAAATGGGAGGCCGAACAAACCAAGCTGGCCGCCCAGGAATAG
- a CDS encoding CBS domain-containing protein has product MLANIGVREHMTANPLVFSPELDVFEAIRQLIDHKITGAPVVDAKGKLVGVFSELDCMKLAVEASYHEGMPGKVGDNMTTDFKAVGGDTSILEAAEIFAKSPLRNLPVVDGSHVVGILSRVDVLKAVIKIW; this is encoded by the coding sequence ATGTTGGCGAACATCGGCGTGCGCGAGCACATGACCGCGAATCCTTTGGTATTCAGCCCGGAGTTGGACGTATTCGAAGCGATACGCCAGCTCATCGACCATAAAATCACCGGAGCGCCGGTGGTGGACGCCAAGGGCAAGCTGGTGGGGGTGTTTTCGGAACTGGATTGTATGAAGCTGGCGGTGGAGGCGTCCTATCACGAGGGGATGCCGGGCAAGGTGGGCGATAACATGACCACCGATTTCAAAGCGGTCGGCGGCGATACCAGCATCCTCGAAGCCGCCGAAATCTTCGCCAAAAGCCCCTTGCGCAACCTGCCCGTGGTGGATGGGAGCCATGTGGTGGGTATCCTCAGCCGGGTGGACGTGCTGAAAGCGGTCATCAAAATCTGGTGA